In Synergistaceae bacterium, the DNA window AGCCCGAGAAGCGTCGCGTCGTTGTTCACCACTATTCCCGCGCTCTGAAGACCGATGAACGCGATGAACAGCCCGATACCCGCAGAGATGCCTATCTTCAGGCTCTTGGGAATGCTGTTCATGATTGCCTCGCGGATGTTCGTCAGGGTCAGGACTGCGAAGATTACTCCCTCAATGAAGACCGCCGCTAGTGCCATCTGCCATGTTACGGGAGCTCCGTTGATCTTCATGTTAAGGACGACACCGAAGGCGAAGAACGCGTTGAGACCCATTCCGGGCGCGAGGGCTATCGGGTAGTTGGCGAAGAGTGCCATGAGGAACGTTCCCAGAGCGGACGCAAGGCACGTAACGACAACGAGCGCGTTGAAGTCCATGCCGGTCTGGCTGAGGATGTTGGGGTTGACGAAAATGATGTACGACATTGTTACGAACGTTGTGATTCCCGCGAGAACTTCGGTCATGAAGGTGCTGCCGGTCTCGCGAATCTTGAATAACGACATGATTGTTATCACACTCCGTAAAAAGAATGAGACGTAATTATCTCACAAAAAGGGGCTGTTTTCCGCCCTTCGTTATGTCAACATACCCCAAGTCAGTTATCCTCAGCTCAGGAATCACGCTAAGGCACAAGAACGACAGCACCATGAACGGGTGAGGTATCCTCACACCGAGAGCCCCTGCGGCTGTCTCCATCTTCGTGAGCTCCGCGCAGACCTGCTCGGGTTCAAGGTAGCTCATCAGTCCTCCGATAGGCAGGGCAAAAGATGCCTTCACCTCCGCGCCTTCACTGACTACCAGGCCTCCGCCCATCTCTGCGAGAGCCTTCAACGCCGTGATTATGCTCTCGTCGTCCGCACCAGCCACAACGTAATTGTGTGCGTCATGCGCAACAGAGCTCCCCACAGCCCCGCGCATTATCCCGAGCCCCTTCACGAAGCCGACACCGAAGCGTCCCGTGTCCCTGTGGCGTTCGAGCACGACAATCTTCGCGATGTCGCGTTCAGTGTCAGGCACGGCAAAGCCGCCGCAGGTTTTAGGGGGCAGGGTTAAGGTGTTAGTTATGACTGTGCCTTCGGTTACGCCGATCACGTTCAGCATTCCGTCCTGCGCAGGAACGCGTATCTGTTCCGTTGTGGGGACGTTCTTCACCCTCACGCGCAAAACCGGCGCGGCGTGTTCTGCGTCGTTCGCCGTGAAGACATCATCATCACGCACAGCAAGCCGCCCGTCCTTCCAGACCTCGCGGACAGTGAAATTCTCGTCCATCGTATCAGCATCGAGGAGGGCAAAGTCAGCCTTCATTCCCGGCGCGATGCCTCCTCTGTCGTGAAGCCTGAAGTACTCGGCAGGGCTCAGCGTTACCATCCTCAGGGCAACGAACGGGTCAAGCCCCTCGCTTATCATGATGCGCATCTTCTCGTCCATGTGCCCGCGCTCAAGAAGGTAGCGTGCGGTTATGTCGTCGCTCACAACCATACAGCGTGCGGCATTGAGGGGGTTCTCCTTGATGAGGGGCAGGAGAGTTTTCAGGTCGAGGAAGGAAGCTCCCTCGCGAATCATCAGCCACATTCCCCGCGAAAGTTTCTCCCTCGCTTCGTTGAGGTCAGTGCATTCGTGGTCGGAGTTCACGCCACTCGCAAGGTAGGCGTTGAGGGCTTTGCCGGACACTCCGGGCGCGTGGCCGGTTAATGGTACGTTGCCAGCCGCAAGAATTTTCCCCCATGCTTCCGGGTCTCCGGCGATAACTGCGGGAAAGTTCATCATCTCGCCCAAGTGCTGGACTAATCCCCTGTCGAACATGGATTTCACCGCAACCATGTCGAGCTCCTCAAAGGGTGTCTCGAGCTCGCTCGCCGGTACGCATGACGGTGCTCCGTAGAAGATGTCGACCGGCAGTCCCTGCGATGCCCGGAACATGTACTCTAGCCCCTTAATGCCGAGAGCGTTGGAGATCTCATGAGGGTCAGCAAGAACTGTTCCCGTCCCGAAACGCGCGGCAGTAAGGGCAAAGTTCTGCGGGGTCATCATCGTGTCCTCAATGTGTACGTGCCCGTCAATCATCGAGGGGATTAACACCCTTCCTCCTGCGTCAACATTCACGCGTCCGCTGTAGCCCGTTCCGATGCCCGCAATACGCCCGCCGTAAACTGCCACGTCTGCCGGTTCGTAGCTCAGGCTGTAGACGTTAGCTATCCGTGCGTTGTGTATCACCAGCTCTGCGGGAATGTCTCCCCTCGCACATGCCGCCAGTCTGTTCATGAATTGCTTTCCCCCTTGAAGATTATCAGCTTGCTGAACACGTAATTGAGGATCACCACCAGAACGTTCGAGGCAGTCTTTATGAACACGTCGTGGAAGCCCAGAACGTCAACGAACACGTACATGATGATAACGTCAATCACTCCCGTAGTTATCCTCGCACCGAAGAAGTATGCCGCCTCTCGGAGCATTCCCCTGAAAGAAGCCTCCGTGCTGCGGAAAACGTATTTGCGGTTGGTGTAGTACGCAAAGAAGACTGCGACTGTCCACGCAATCACCGTCGAAGGCACGACCGCCAGTCCCAGAACCCGAGTCAATGCCCAGTACGCAAAGATGTTGAGGACTGTTGTTAATACGCCAAAGATTCCATAGAGTATCAGCTGTTTCATCTCATTAAGCTCAGTACCTGCTGGGGTGTCTGGTTAGCCTGCGTGAAAACGGAATTTGTCGCCTGAAGCCGTATGTTCAGCTTCGTGAACTTCATCATCATTCGTGCCATGTCAGCATCACGTATGCGGCTCTCAGCTTCGTTCATGTTCCTGCTCTCGATGCGCAGCTTCTCCGTGATGTGCTCAAGAGTGTTCTGCGATGCTCCGAGTTTTGCGCGCTGAGAAGATACTTTGTCGATTGCGCCGTCAATCATCGTCAGCGAACGTACTGCCGCTTCCTGCGAGGAGACATTCACGCCGTCAAGGCCGAGTGCTGATGCGGTCATGTTTCCGATGCTGATGCTGAACCTGTCGCCCTCGTACGCGCCCGTCTGCAGCTTCACACTGTTGTCCTTCAGGTGCAGGTCGAAAGAGTATGTGCCCGCAGAGCCCAGAACGTACTTCTTATCCTTGTCGTCCCACTTGGCCGCAACCGGCTTCATCGCGTCGAACTCTACGTCAATGTGTGGGGCAATAATGCCGTGAAGTTTGCTGCCCGTCGTCTTCACGTCCTTAGCGACAATTTCGCCCGAATGTGCCTCGCGAATCGTCGTCTTGTACGTCGCTTCCTTTGAGGACTGTACGGTGTTCAGCCCGAGAACGTTCAGCATTTCCTGGCTGCCCGAGAAGCTGAGCTCGCCCGCTTTTCCCGCAACTACAGAGCGCACAAGCAGGGTGGATGACTCGGTTGCTCCGGTGTCTGCCGTTTCCACTACAGATTCTGACGTGCCGAAGCCTCCGCGCGCTATGTTGCAGAAGTTGTTGTTGTCTTCAGCTTTGGTGAGGTATTTGCTCTGGCCGAGCCCGACGCTTATTGCGTCATTGATCTTTGCGGCGACATCCCGCATCGTGTCAGAAGCGTAAAGCATAACGCTCGCGGTTTTGCCGTCGCCCTGAGTTATCGTGAGCTTCTGCGCATCATCAAGGAGAAAGCGTCCGTCGTCGGTGTAGAACTGCTCTATCTCGCTGAGCTCGTAATCCACCATTTCGAGCCCTGAGCTTATCTCGCGCTTGGGTTTCTCTGGGGTTTCCCTAGCGGCAGGACGCTTCATGTCCTTGTACGTAACATCTGCCGAGCTGGCTCTCTCTCCATGCCCGATAGGCTCTGTCTGCTCAGCGTCAGTGAAGCCGTCAACTGTGAGGTCAAGCCCGTTCTGTATGGTGATAGTTCCGCCCTGAACACCACCGCCGCCTCCGATTGCCGCACCTTTGCCGGTGTATGCGTTTCCTTCGCCGCCCGTCGCAGTTACAGTTCCTCCGCGTATCTTTATCGTCCCTTCGTTGGGGTAATTGCTGCCCGCAGAAACTCCAGAACCTGAACCGATGCCCGCACCGCCTACGCCTCCTGTGGCAGTAACAATTCCGCCGTTGATGGTGATGTTTCCGCTGTGCCCGGGCAGCGAGCCCCCGGCACTTCCTCCGCCGATGCCAGCTCCGTACTCGCCGCCTATCGCAGTAATCGTTCCGCCGAAAATCGTGATGTCGCCAGCAGGTGAAGCTCCGCCTCCGACTGCGTAGCATGAGCCGCCGATCCCTGCTCCGTGCGTACTTCCTTCTGCGCGGAGTTTACCGGCTGTCTGGTAGTCGCCCTTCATGCTGCTTATCGTCAGGGTTGAGCCTTCGGAGGCCTGAATCGCCGAGCTGTGAGGGCCTCCCATGTTCGTGCGGAAAATGTT includes these proteins:
- a CDS encoding GtrA family protein, with product MKQLILYGIFGVLTTVLNIFAYWALTRVLGLAVVPSTVIAWTVAVFFAYYTNRKYVFRSTEASFRGMLREAAYFFGARITTGVIDVIIMYVFVDVLGFHDVFIKTASNVLVVILNYVFSKLIIFKGESNS
- the ade gene encoding adenine deaminase, encoding MNRLAACARGDIPAELVIHNARIANVYSLSYEPADVAVYGGRIAGIGTGYSGRVNVDAGGRVLIPSMIDGHVHIEDTMMTPQNFALTAARFGTGTVLADPHEISNALGIKGLEYMFRASQGLPVDIFYGAPSCVPASELETPFEELDMVAVKSMFDRGLVQHLGEMMNFPAVIAGDPEAWGKILAAGNVPLTGHAPGVSGKALNAYLASGVNSDHECTDLNEAREKLSRGMWLMIREGASFLDLKTLLPLIKENPLNAARCMVVSDDITARYLLERGHMDEKMRIMISEGLDPFVALRMVTLSPAEYFRLHDRGGIAPGMKADFALLDADTMDENFTVREVWKDGRLAVRDDDVFTANDAEHAAPVLRVRVKNVPTTEQIRVPAQDGMLNVIGVTEGTVITNTLTLPPKTCGGFAVPDTERDIAKIVVLERHRDTGRFGVGFVKGLGIMRGAVGSSVAHDAHNYVVAGADDESIITALKALAEMGGGLVVSEGAEVKASFALPIGGLMSYLEPEQVCAELTKMETAAGALGVRIPHPFMVLSFLCLSVIPELRITDLGYVDITKGGKQPLFVR